A section of the Citrus sinensis cultivar Valencia sweet orange chromosome 8, DVS_A1.0, whole genome shotgun sequence genome encodes:
- the LOC102611618 gene encoding calmodulin-binding transcription activator 2 isoform X1: MADRGSYALAPRLDMQQLQMEAQHRWLRPAEICEILCNYQKFHIASEPPSRPPSGSLFLFDRKVLRYFRKDGHNWRKKKDGKTVREAHEKLKVGSVDVLHCYYAHGEDNENFQRRCYWMLEQDLMHIVFVHYLEVQGNKSNVGDRESNEVTSNPGKHSSLTFSFPGNRTKAPSGITDSTSPTSTLTLSCEDADSGYDAEDSHQASSRAHLYYELPQMGNGPRMEKMDSGLSYSYFLSPSSGCPEVRSSIPGDYVSHAGHIPNDNQDLMIECQKALGLASWEEVLEHCSGENDNVPPHAKLESNVQKENIFDGELLSRETSEENSGSSLPVQFNWQIPLADNSSHFLKSIMDLSRDLEPAYDLGDGLFEQRTHDACLLGAPEPFCAFLDQQNELPVQNNLQMQQRDVESHSQTKSNSESEIHGEGTINFSFSVKQKLLNGEGNLEKVDSFSRWMSKELEEVDNLHVQSSGIQWSTEECGNVVDDSSLSPSLSQDQLFSIIDFSPKWTYTDPEIEVMVTGMFLKSHQEVTKFKWSCMFAEVEVPAEVLADGVLCCRIPPHAVGRVPFYITCSNRLACSEVREFDYIVGSVKDADISDIYGSSTSESFLHLRLERILSMRSSPQNHLSEGLCEKQKLISKIIQLKEEEESYHMVEANPEKNLSQHVEKYQILQKIMKEKLYSWLLRKVCEDGKGPCILDDEGQGVLHLAASLGYDWAIKPTVTAGVSINFRDLSGWTALHWAAYCGREKTVAVLLSLGAAPGLLTDPSPEFPLSRTPSDLASSNGHKGISGFLAESSLTSLLLSLKMNDSADDGALEDSIAKAVQTVSEKTATPANDNDESDVLSLKDSLTAICNATQAADRIHQIFRMQSFQRKQLTEFNNELGISYEHALSLVAAKSLRPVQGDGLAHSAAIQIQKKFRGWKKRKEFLLIRQRIVKIQAHVRGHQARKKYRPIIWSVGILEKVILRWRRKGSGLRGFRRDALGMNPNPQHVPLKEDDYDFLKDGRKQTEERLQKALGRVKSMVQYPEARAQYRRLLTVVEGSRETKQESNMVPNGLEDIADGDLDLIDIDSLLDDDTFMSVAFE; this comes from the exons ATGGCGGATCGAGGGTCGTACGCTCTGGCTCCTCGACTAG ATATGCAACAATTGCAAATGGAAGCTCAACATAGATGGTTGCGGCCTGCTGAAATTTGTGAAATCCTTTGTAATTATCAGAAATTCCATATTGCTTCAGAGCCTCCAAGCAGGCCACCAA GTGGTtcgctttttctttttgatcgAAAGGTGTTGAGATATTTTCGGAAGGATGGGCATAATTGgaggaagaaaaaagatggaAAGACTGTAAGGGAAGctcatgaaaaattaaag GTTGGAAGTGTTGATGTGTTACACTGCTATTATGCCCACGGAgaagataatgaaaatttccAAAGGCGCTGCTATTGGATGCTTGAACA GGATTTGATGCACATAGTTTTTGTCCACTACTTAGAAGTTCAG GGTAATAAGTCAAATGTTGGAGATAGGGAGAGTAATGAAGTTACATCAAATCCTGGAAAGCATAGCTCTTTGACTTTTAGCTTTCCTGGTAATCGTACCAAAGCACCCTCAGGCATTACGGATTCCACAAGCCCAACCAGCACTCTGACATTATCATGTGAAGATGCTGATTCTG GATATGATGCAGAGGATAGTCATCAAGCAAGTTCCAGAGCCCACTTATATTATGAGTTACCACAGATGGGGAATGGTCCTAGAATGGAAAAGATGGATTCTGGCCTTtcatattcttattttctGAGTCCCAGTTCTG GTTGCCCTGAAGTTCGGTCATCAATTCCTGGCGATTATGTTTCACATGCTGGACATATACCTAATGATAATCAGGATCTTATGATTGAGTGTCAAAAAGCACTTGGTCTAGCATCCTGGGAAGAGGTCTTGGAACATTGCTCTGGGGAAAATGATAATGTACCTCCTCATGCTAAATTGGAAAGCAACGTTcagaaagaaaatatctttGATGGTGAACTTTTATCGAGGGAGACTTCTGAAGAGAATTCTGGAAGTTCTCTGCCAGTCCAATTCAATTGGCAG ATTCCATTGGCAGATAATTCCTCAcactttttaaaaagtatcatGGACCTGTCTAGAGATTTGGAGCCAGCTTATGATCTAGGTGATGGGTTATTTGAGCAAAGAACTCATGATGCATGTTTACTTGGTGCTCCCGAACCATTTTGTGCTTTTCTGGATCAGCAAAATGAACTGCCCGTTCAGAACAACCTCCAGATGCAGCAGAGAGATGTGGAATCTCATTctcaaacaaaatcaaattctgAGAGTGAAATACATGGAGAAGGAActatcaatttttctttctctgtcAAACAGAAGTTATTGAATGGAGAAGGCAATTTAGAAAAAGTTGACAGCTTCTCACGTTGGATGAGCAAAGAACTTGAAGAGGTTGATAATTTGCATGTGCAATCCTCTGGTATTCAATGGAGCACTGAGGAATGCGGAAATGTAGTGGATGATTCCTCATTGAGCCCCTCTCTCTCCCAGGATCAACTATTTAGCATAATTGATTTCTCACCAAAATGGACCTACACAGATCCAGAAATTGAg GTTATGGTCACTGGAATGTTTTTGAAGAGTCACCAGGAGGTGACGAAATTTAAGTGGTCATGTATGTTTGCAGAAGTGGAGGTTCCAGCAGAGGTATTAGCAGATGGGGTTCTCTGTTGCCGTATCCCTCCTCACGCAGTTGGACGAGTCCCATTTTACATAACGTGTTCTAACAGGTTAGCATGTAGTGAAGTGCGTGAATTTGACTATATAGTGGGCTCTGTTAAAGATGCGGATATTTCAGACATCTATGGTAGTAGCACAAGTGAATCATTTCTTCATTTGCGACTTGAGAGGATCCTATCTATGAGATCTTCTCCTCAAAATCATCTATCTGAAGGTCTATGTGAGAAGCAAAAACTAATCAgcaaaattattcaattaaaagaggaagaggaaaGCTACCACATGGTAGAGGCAAACCCTGAGAAGAATTTGTCACAGCATGTGGAAAAGTATCAGATCCTTCAGAAGATTATGAAAGAGAAGCTGTACTCATGGCTTCTTCGTAAAGTATGTGAAGATGGTAAAGGGCCTTGCATTTTAGATGATGAGGGGCAAGGTGTACTGCACTTAGCTGCTTCTCTTGGTTATGATTGGGCCATAAAACCCACTGTAACAGCTGGAGTTAGTATTAATTTCCGTGACCTGAGTGGGTGGACTGCCCTTCATTGGGCTGCATATTGTGGCAG AGAGAAGACTGTTGCTGTCCTTCTGTCCCTGGGTGCAGCTCCTGGTTTATTAACGGATCCATCTCCAGAATTTCCATTGTCTAGAACTCCTTCAGACCTAGCTTCTAGCAATGGACACAAAGGAATCTCGGGTTTTCTTGCGGAGTCTTCGTTAACCAGCCTTCTGTTATCCCTTAAAATGAACGATTCAGCAGACGATGGTGCCTTAGAAGATTCTATAGCTAAAGCTGTACAAACAGTTTCAGAGAAGACAGCTACTCCTGCTAATGATAATGATGAGTCAGATGTACTATCACTGAAGGATTCATTAACTGCCATCTGTAATGCTACTCAAGCTGCTGACCGTATACATCAAATTTTCAGGATGCAATCATTCCAGCGGAAGCAGTTAACTGagtttaataatgaattaggTATATCATATGAGCATGCTCTTTCACTTGTGGCTGCTAAGTCACTCAGGCCTGTACAAGGTGATGGTCTAGCCCATTCTGCCGCTATACAGATCCAGAAGAAGTTTCGTGGTTGGAAGAAGAGGAAAGAATTCCTATTAATTAGGCAAAGGATTGTTAAAATTCAG GCACATGTGAGAGGACATCAggcaagaaaaaaatataggcCAATCATCTGGTCAGTTGGAATCCTGGAAAAGGTCATTTTGCGCTGGAGACGTAAAGGCAGCGGTTTGCGTGGATTCCGACGTGATGCTCTCGGTATGAATCCTAATCCACAACATGTGCCATTGAAGGAAGAcgattatgattttttaaaggatGGAAGGAAACAAACTGAAGAAAGGTTGCAAAAGGCACTTGGCAGAGTGAAGTCCATGGTTCAGTATCCTGAGGCACGAGCTCAGTACCGTAGGTTGCTGACCGTTGTCGAAGGTTCCCGTGAAACCAAG CAGGAGTCCAATATGGTTCCAAATGGCTTGGAAGATATAGCTGATGGAGACCTCGATCTGATTGATATTGACTCACTTTTGGATGATGACACCTTCATGTCTGTGGCATTTGAATGA
- the LOC102611618 gene encoding calmodulin-binding transcription activator 2 isoform X2 produces MADRGSYALAPRLDMQQLQMEAQHRWLRPAEICEILCNYQKFHIASEPPSRPPSGSLFLFDRKVLRYFRKDGHNWRKKKDGKTVREAHEKLKVGSVDVLHCYYAHGEDNENFQRRCYWMLEQDLMHIVFVHYLEVQGNKSNVGDRESNEVTSNPGKHSSLTFSFPGNRTKAPSGITDSTSPTSTLTLSCEDADSGYDAEDSHQASSRAHLYYELPQMGNGPRMEKMDSGLSYSYFLSPSSGCPEVRSSIPGDYVSHAGHIPNDNQDLMIECQKALGLASWEEVLEHCSGENDNVPPHAKLESNVQKENIFDGELLSRETSEENSGSSLPVQFNWQIPLADNSSHFLKSIMDLSRDLEPAYDLGDGLFEQRTHDACLLGAPEPFCAFLDQQNELPVQNNLQMQQRDVESHSQTKSNSESEIHGEGTINFSFSVKQKLLNGEGNLEKVDSFSRWMSKELEEVDNLHVQSSGIQWSTEECGNVVDDSSLSPSLSQDQLFSIIDFSPKWTYTDPEIEVMVTGMFLKSHQEVTKFKWSCMFAEVEVPAEVLADGVLCCRIPPHAVGRVPFYITCSNRLACSEVREFDYIVGSVKDADISDIYGSSTSESFLHLRLERILSMRSSPQNHLSEGLCEKQKLISKIIQLKEEEESYHMVEANPEKNLSQHVEKYQILQKIMKEKLYSWLLRKVCEDGKGPCILDDEGQGVLHLAASLGYDWAIKPTVTAGVSINFRDLSGWTALHWAAYCGREKTVAVLLSLGAAPGLLTDPSPEFPLSRTPSDLASSNGHKGISGFLAESSLTSLLLSLKMNDSADDGALEDSIAKAVQTVSEKTATPANDNDESDVLSLKDSLTAICNATQAADRIHQIFRMQSFQRKQLTEFNNELGISYEHALSLVAAKSLRPVQGDGLAHSAAIQIQKKFRGWKKRKEFLLIRQRIVKIQAHVRGHQARKKYRPIIWSVGILEKVILRWRRKGSGLRGFRRDALGMNPNPQHVPLKEDDYDFLKDGRKQTEERLQKALGRVKSMVQYPEARAQYRRLLTVVEGSRETKESNMVPNGLEDIADGDLDLIDIDSLLDDDTFMSVAFE; encoded by the exons ATGGCGGATCGAGGGTCGTACGCTCTGGCTCCTCGACTAG ATATGCAACAATTGCAAATGGAAGCTCAACATAGATGGTTGCGGCCTGCTGAAATTTGTGAAATCCTTTGTAATTATCAGAAATTCCATATTGCTTCAGAGCCTCCAAGCAGGCCACCAA GTGGTtcgctttttctttttgatcgAAAGGTGTTGAGATATTTTCGGAAGGATGGGCATAATTGgaggaagaaaaaagatggaAAGACTGTAAGGGAAGctcatgaaaaattaaag GTTGGAAGTGTTGATGTGTTACACTGCTATTATGCCCACGGAgaagataatgaaaatttccAAAGGCGCTGCTATTGGATGCTTGAACA GGATTTGATGCACATAGTTTTTGTCCACTACTTAGAAGTTCAG GGTAATAAGTCAAATGTTGGAGATAGGGAGAGTAATGAAGTTACATCAAATCCTGGAAAGCATAGCTCTTTGACTTTTAGCTTTCCTGGTAATCGTACCAAAGCACCCTCAGGCATTACGGATTCCACAAGCCCAACCAGCACTCTGACATTATCATGTGAAGATGCTGATTCTG GATATGATGCAGAGGATAGTCATCAAGCAAGTTCCAGAGCCCACTTATATTATGAGTTACCACAGATGGGGAATGGTCCTAGAATGGAAAAGATGGATTCTGGCCTTtcatattcttattttctGAGTCCCAGTTCTG GTTGCCCTGAAGTTCGGTCATCAATTCCTGGCGATTATGTTTCACATGCTGGACATATACCTAATGATAATCAGGATCTTATGATTGAGTGTCAAAAAGCACTTGGTCTAGCATCCTGGGAAGAGGTCTTGGAACATTGCTCTGGGGAAAATGATAATGTACCTCCTCATGCTAAATTGGAAAGCAACGTTcagaaagaaaatatctttGATGGTGAACTTTTATCGAGGGAGACTTCTGAAGAGAATTCTGGAAGTTCTCTGCCAGTCCAATTCAATTGGCAG ATTCCATTGGCAGATAATTCCTCAcactttttaaaaagtatcatGGACCTGTCTAGAGATTTGGAGCCAGCTTATGATCTAGGTGATGGGTTATTTGAGCAAAGAACTCATGATGCATGTTTACTTGGTGCTCCCGAACCATTTTGTGCTTTTCTGGATCAGCAAAATGAACTGCCCGTTCAGAACAACCTCCAGATGCAGCAGAGAGATGTGGAATCTCATTctcaaacaaaatcaaattctgAGAGTGAAATACATGGAGAAGGAActatcaatttttctttctctgtcAAACAGAAGTTATTGAATGGAGAAGGCAATTTAGAAAAAGTTGACAGCTTCTCACGTTGGATGAGCAAAGAACTTGAAGAGGTTGATAATTTGCATGTGCAATCCTCTGGTATTCAATGGAGCACTGAGGAATGCGGAAATGTAGTGGATGATTCCTCATTGAGCCCCTCTCTCTCCCAGGATCAACTATTTAGCATAATTGATTTCTCACCAAAATGGACCTACACAGATCCAGAAATTGAg GTTATGGTCACTGGAATGTTTTTGAAGAGTCACCAGGAGGTGACGAAATTTAAGTGGTCATGTATGTTTGCAGAAGTGGAGGTTCCAGCAGAGGTATTAGCAGATGGGGTTCTCTGTTGCCGTATCCCTCCTCACGCAGTTGGACGAGTCCCATTTTACATAACGTGTTCTAACAGGTTAGCATGTAGTGAAGTGCGTGAATTTGACTATATAGTGGGCTCTGTTAAAGATGCGGATATTTCAGACATCTATGGTAGTAGCACAAGTGAATCATTTCTTCATTTGCGACTTGAGAGGATCCTATCTATGAGATCTTCTCCTCAAAATCATCTATCTGAAGGTCTATGTGAGAAGCAAAAACTAATCAgcaaaattattcaattaaaagaggaagaggaaaGCTACCACATGGTAGAGGCAAACCCTGAGAAGAATTTGTCACAGCATGTGGAAAAGTATCAGATCCTTCAGAAGATTATGAAAGAGAAGCTGTACTCATGGCTTCTTCGTAAAGTATGTGAAGATGGTAAAGGGCCTTGCATTTTAGATGATGAGGGGCAAGGTGTACTGCACTTAGCTGCTTCTCTTGGTTATGATTGGGCCATAAAACCCACTGTAACAGCTGGAGTTAGTATTAATTTCCGTGACCTGAGTGGGTGGACTGCCCTTCATTGGGCTGCATATTGTGGCAG AGAGAAGACTGTTGCTGTCCTTCTGTCCCTGGGTGCAGCTCCTGGTTTATTAACGGATCCATCTCCAGAATTTCCATTGTCTAGAACTCCTTCAGACCTAGCTTCTAGCAATGGACACAAAGGAATCTCGGGTTTTCTTGCGGAGTCTTCGTTAACCAGCCTTCTGTTATCCCTTAAAATGAACGATTCAGCAGACGATGGTGCCTTAGAAGATTCTATAGCTAAAGCTGTACAAACAGTTTCAGAGAAGACAGCTACTCCTGCTAATGATAATGATGAGTCAGATGTACTATCACTGAAGGATTCATTAACTGCCATCTGTAATGCTACTCAAGCTGCTGACCGTATACATCAAATTTTCAGGATGCAATCATTCCAGCGGAAGCAGTTAACTGagtttaataatgaattaggTATATCATATGAGCATGCTCTTTCACTTGTGGCTGCTAAGTCACTCAGGCCTGTACAAGGTGATGGTCTAGCCCATTCTGCCGCTATACAGATCCAGAAGAAGTTTCGTGGTTGGAAGAAGAGGAAAGAATTCCTATTAATTAGGCAAAGGATTGTTAAAATTCAG GCACATGTGAGAGGACATCAggcaagaaaaaaatataggcCAATCATCTGGTCAGTTGGAATCCTGGAAAAGGTCATTTTGCGCTGGAGACGTAAAGGCAGCGGTTTGCGTGGATTCCGACGTGATGCTCTCGGTATGAATCCTAATCCACAACATGTGCCATTGAAGGAAGAcgattatgattttttaaaggatGGAAGGAAACAAACTGAAGAAAGGTTGCAAAAGGCACTTGGCAGAGTGAAGTCCATGGTTCAGTATCCTGAGGCACGAGCTCAGTACCGTAGGTTGCTGACCGTTGTCGAAGGTTCCCGTGAAACCAAG GAGTCCAATATGGTTCCAAATGGCTTGGAAGATATAGCTGATGGAGACCTCGATCTGATTGATATTGACTCACTTTTGGATGATGACACCTTCATGTCTGTGGCATTTGAATGA
- the LOC102611618 gene encoding calmodulin-binding transcription activator 2 isoform X3 codes for MADRGSYALAPRLDMQQLQMEAQHRWLRPAEICEILCNYQKFHIASEPPSRPPSGSLFLFDRKVLRYFRKDGHNWRKKKDGKTVREAHEKLKVGSVDVLHCYYAHGEDNENFQRRCYWMLEQDLMHIVFVHYLEVQGNKSNVGDRESNEVTSNPGKHSSLTFSFPGNRTKAPSGITDSTSPTSTLTLSCEDADSGYDAEDSHQASSRAHLYYELPQMGNGPRMEKMDSGLSYSYFLSPSSVRSSIPGDYVSHAGHIPNDNQDLMIECQKALGLASWEEVLEHCSGENDNVPPHAKLESNVQKENIFDGELLSRETSEENSGSSLPVQFNWQIPLADNSSHFLKSIMDLSRDLEPAYDLGDGLFEQRTHDACLLGAPEPFCAFLDQQNELPVQNNLQMQQRDVESHSQTKSNSESEIHGEGTINFSFSVKQKLLNGEGNLEKVDSFSRWMSKELEEVDNLHVQSSGIQWSTEECGNVVDDSSLSPSLSQDQLFSIIDFSPKWTYTDPEIEVMVTGMFLKSHQEVTKFKWSCMFAEVEVPAEVLADGVLCCRIPPHAVGRVPFYITCSNRLACSEVREFDYIVGSVKDADISDIYGSSTSESFLHLRLERILSMRSSPQNHLSEGLCEKQKLISKIIQLKEEEESYHMVEANPEKNLSQHVEKYQILQKIMKEKLYSWLLRKVCEDGKGPCILDDEGQGVLHLAASLGYDWAIKPTVTAGVSINFRDLSGWTALHWAAYCGREKTVAVLLSLGAAPGLLTDPSPEFPLSRTPSDLASSNGHKGISGFLAESSLTSLLLSLKMNDSADDGALEDSIAKAVQTVSEKTATPANDNDESDVLSLKDSLTAICNATQAADRIHQIFRMQSFQRKQLTEFNNELGISYEHALSLVAAKSLRPVQGDGLAHSAAIQIQKKFRGWKKRKEFLLIRQRIVKIQAHVRGHQARKKYRPIIWSVGILEKVILRWRRKGSGLRGFRRDALGMNPNPQHVPLKEDDYDFLKDGRKQTEERLQKALGRVKSMVQYPEARAQYRRLLTVVEGSRETKQESNMVPNGLEDIADGDLDLIDIDSLLDDDTFMSVAFE; via the exons ATGGCGGATCGAGGGTCGTACGCTCTGGCTCCTCGACTAG ATATGCAACAATTGCAAATGGAAGCTCAACATAGATGGTTGCGGCCTGCTGAAATTTGTGAAATCCTTTGTAATTATCAGAAATTCCATATTGCTTCAGAGCCTCCAAGCAGGCCACCAA GTGGTtcgctttttctttttgatcgAAAGGTGTTGAGATATTTTCGGAAGGATGGGCATAATTGgaggaagaaaaaagatggaAAGACTGTAAGGGAAGctcatgaaaaattaaag GTTGGAAGTGTTGATGTGTTACACTGCTATTATGCCCACGGAgaagataatgaaaatttccAAAGGCGCTGCTATTGGATGCTTGAACA GGATTTGATGCACATAGTTTTTGTCCACTACTTAGAAGTTCAG GGTAATAAGTCAAATGTTGGAGATAGGGAGAGTAATGAAGTTACATCAAATCCTGGAAAGCATAGCTCTTTGACTTTTAGCTTTCCTGGTAATCGTACCAAAGCACCCTCAGGCATTACGGATTCCACAAGCCCAACCAGCACTCTGACATTATCATGTGAAGATGCTGATTCTG GATATGATGCAGAGGATAGTCATCAAGCAAGTTCCAGAGCCCACTTATATTATGAGTTACCACAGATGGGGAATGGTCCTAGAATGGAAAAGATGGATTCTGGCCTTtcatattcttattttctGAGTCCCAGTTCTG TTCGGTCATCAATTCCTGGCGATTATGTTTCACATGCTGGACATATACCTAATGATAATCAGGATCTTATGATTGAGTGTCAAAAAGCACTTGGTCTAGCATCCTGGGAAGAGGTCTTGGAACATTGCTCTGGGGAAAATGATAATGTACCTCCTCATGCTAAATTGGAAAGCAACGTTcagaaagaaaatatctttGATGGTGAACTTTTATCGAGGGAGACTTCTGAAGAGAATTCTGGAAGTTCTCTGCCAGTCCAATTCAATTGGCAG ATTCCATTGGCAGATAATTCCTCAcactttttaaaaagtatcatGGACCTGTCTAGAGATTTGGAGCCAGCTTATGATCTAGGTGATGGGTTATTTGAGCAAAGAACTCATGATGCATGTTTACTTGGTGCTCCCGAACCATTTTGTGCTTTTCTGGATCAGCAAAATGAACTGCCCGTTCAGAACAACCTCCAGATGCAGCAGAGAGATGTGGAATCTCATTctcaaacaaaatcaaattctgAGAGTGAAATACATGGAGAAGGAActatcaatttttctttctctgtcAAACAGAAGTTATTGAATGGAGAAGGCAATTTAGAAAAAGTTGACAGCTTCTCACGTTGGATGAGCAAAGAACTTGAAGAGGTTGATAATTTGCATGTGCAATCCTCTGGTATTCAATGGAGCACTGAGGAATGCGGAAATGTAGTGGATGATTCCTCATTGAGCCCCTCTCTCTCCCAGGATCAACTATTTAGCATAATTGATTTCTCACCAAAATGGACCTACACAGATCCAGAAATTGAg GTTATGGTCACTGGAATGTTTTTGAAGAGTCACCAGGAGGTGACGAAATTTAAGTGGTCATGTATGTTTGCAGAAGTGGAGGTTCCAGCAGAGGTATTAGCAGATGGGGTTCTCTGTTGCCGTATCCCTCCTCACGCAGTTGGACGAGTCCCATTTTACATAACGTGTTCTAACAGGTTAGCATGTAGTGAAGTGCGTGAATTTGACTATATAGTGGGCTCTGTTAAAGATGCGGATATTTCAGACATCTATGGTAGTAGCACAAGTGAATCATTTCTTCATTTGCGACTTGAGAGGATCCTATCTATGAGATCTTCTCCTCAAAATCATCTATCTGAAGGTCTATGTGAGAAGCAAAAACTAATCAgcaaaattattcaattaaaagaggaagaggaaaGCTACCACATGGTAGAGGCAAACCCTGAGAAGAATTTGTCACAGCATGTGGAAAAGTATCAGATCCTTCAGAAGATTATGAAAGAGAAGCTGTACTCATGGCTTCTTCGTAAAGTATGTGAAGATGGTAAAGGGCCTTGCATTTTAGATGATGAGGGGCAAGGTGTACTGCACTTAGCTGCTTCTCTTGGTTATGATTGGGCCATAAAACCCACTGTAACAGCTGGAGTTAGTATTAATTTCCGTGACCTGAGTGGGTGGACTGCCCTTCATTGGGCTGCATATTGTGGCAG AGAGAAGACTGTTGCTGTCCTTCTGTCCCTGGGTGCAGCTCCTGGTTTATTAACGGATCCATCTCCAGAATTTCCATTGTCTAGAACTCCTTCAGACCTAGCTTCTAGCAATGGACACAAAGGAATCTCGGGTTTTCTTGCGGAGTCTTCGTTAACCAGCCTTCTGTTATCCCTTAAAATGAACGATTCAGCAGACGATGGTGCCTTAGAAGATTCTATAGCTAAAGCTGTACAAACAGTTTCAGAGAAGACAGCTACTCCTGCTAATGATAATGATGAGTCAGATGTACTATCACTGAAGGATTCATTAACTGCCATCTGTAATGCTACTCAAGCTGCTGACCGTATACATCAAATTTTCAGGATGCAATCATTCCAGCGGAAGCAGTTAACTGagtttaataatgaattaggTATATCATATGAGCATGCTCTTTCACTTGTGGCTGCTAAGTCACTCAGGCCTGTACAAGGTGATGGTCTAGCCCATTCTGCCGCTATACAGATCCAGAAGAAGTTTCGTGGTTGGAAGAAGAGGAAAGAATTCCTATTAATTAGGCAAAGGATTGTTAAAATTCAG GCACATGTGAGAGGACATCAggcaagaaaaaaatataggcCAATCATCTGGTCAGTTGGAATCCTGGAAAAGGTCATTTTGCGCTGGAGACGTAAAGGCAGCGGTTTGCGTGGATTCCGACGTGATGCTCTCGGTATGAATCCTAATCCACAACATGTGCCATTGAAGGAAGAcgattatgattttttaaaggatGGAAGGAAACAAACTGAAGAAAGGTTGCAAAAGGCACTTGGCAGAGTGAAGTCCATGGTTCAGTATCCTGAGGCACGAGCTCAGTACCGTAGGTTGCTGACCGTTGTCGAAGGTTCCCGTGAAACCAAG CAGGAGTCCAATATGGTTCCAAATGGCTTGGAAGATATAGCTGATGGAGACCTCGATCTGATTGATATTGACTCACTTTTGGATGATGACACCTTCATGTCTGTGGCATTTGAATGA